In the genome of Aedes aegypti strain LVP_AGWG chromosome 2, AaegL5.0 Primary Assembly, whole genome shotgun sequence, the window tttagaagacagtcttaattaattttctcaaaaccgtatgaatgtcttattgaaaaagtaatcgagtaTTTAAACAGTTAATTGACAATTGGATTAATCTAATGTGTGTAGAATCATGTCATAGTAACTTTTGCatagtagggagccggatcctattcttggtacttttgattcacttcggctgtgaggttttttgaaagctactgagatCATATTTGGTaccaatatgcgtcgtattgaagtgcttcttattgcaaagtttcagacaattcatccgaaaaaaaaaaaccatgccaaagtgaatcttaGAAgtacccaagtagctctgcaccctatttaTATGATTCGGATTATCTTAAATTCGTCGTAAACCAACGGAGCTTTAAAGCTACCATGGGAAAAAGAGGATTAGAATTCAAATGATTCTGTAAATCAGTTATCGACGTGATATCGTTTGTGTGAGCTAACATCACAGCAAATTAGAagatgaaaatttatatttccaATTGATCTTGTGAATGTAATTGTTACTTGTGGTATTCATTTGAAAAACTTCCCGTGGGCTAACAGTGAAAAAGCCTATTTATGATGTATTTGTACAGGTAAACCATCATGAGTCGATTGAAAGAGTCCATGAAAAGATCATCGAATCAcagaaatatcgagttatggaacagaTTATCTTTGAAAAGCTTTGGCCGTCAGAGTAATCAAGAAGTTTTGTGGTTCTGCTAGTCGATATTGAATCTTAGgacatcgacatatggagatTTCACTGTACCTACAATTTCTTGTATTTACTGTGAGTTCTGGTGcatgaagaaaatttcaatttggatTTGAGAATATCAAAATGCTACCTAATTTTGAGGATAGATTCAGATTTAGGGAAAGGTTATCaaaaacagttgtcaatatttTATAGAAAACATAATGTtataacattttcataaaattttatttattttttgttgtaaagATGGTAATTATCGAAAGAGAGCTATCAAAAAGAGTATCTCTTTTGCAGATAGGACAGTTTGGCAtgtgtacagggtgtccgcaaattatccgtacaaactttaaaGGCATGGCTCTATGCAATTAAGCGGAATAATTTCAGTATTCTTGCACGGCATAATAcattgcccagacaaccagaatgtacgtataacgaaatcaccttttgcgttatgcgatgcttatatgcgcaaagtttcacgtataagatgttgcgaaaaggccttatacgtacaaaagtggaggcgatatacgtgcatattttatatgatgaaaaataacatgcaaagtgagtgtgtaaattttcttgctAACTAGtctgcccaagtaaccagtaagcacgataatgcggcacggtaacagcattatatgcgcatatagggtaatcatttgatgcttgtcagttttatatacgcatataatgctattataatgccagaaaaggcgaaatagcgtgccattataatgcgaagatataaccgtgcttctcggcatcactagtgctgatataagaccacgtgagaaacgtcagttgttttcgccaggtttttcgggcgaatattttgtgctttcgcgtacgcagccagagagctttcgcgtatgcggccaagcagctggtacacgaggtaaataaataaatgaatgaaaatggaaacctcgaatagtatgcaaaatgtaataaaatgattgagatagtacttctctgtatcagacttattcattttggtggttttaatccttttgaggacttgaaattgccacatattgatccttgttttatgatgatgaaattcctcattttgcgtctcgaacctgcgacacctgtattgttgagttgttgaagttctgctcctttgctccttcgcccacataagatgaatagtattggaaagaaaagtgaccaatttaaaccaccacttttcgccgtcataaaagctgcaattgtagtagtgagaagacttatgtttgactccctctcaccactatatgtaaacacaaagcacgtggtatatttgtcaaaacactggatggcatttaaacaggccctgtatgcgaatatagagccaatatagtgcttatttaatgcccgtatgtatcaggcttagaagcattaatgatgctgtaatagggtttctatgcagcggaagtgctgttatagggtgtgtaagcatttgtggtgctattataatgcatgtacgcatttatgatgctgattaagggcttattattagtgcttatggttacttgggtgtactcttatgcgacttaatttatcataacaaaattgatttgacagctgctacggattgatccgacctactttgtacaagtatacggaacgaaacgaaatataCAAATGAACTCCGAAAAAAGCATTTTATGCGAGGCAATTCCTCGATCAAACGATATCATCCACTATGTAGTCCGGGTGTGatgtaatttgagtaaataatATAGGTTACTTCAAACAGTAATAGaaaatttggattattctacaagggataggcaaaatgattgagataggcaaaattttgcccaaattcaaatgcttataactttatgaaaaatggatgaaattggatgcatctggaagcagtcgacggcaaatttggtccagttttaggaacttccttggccatgcatattggccactggacaccggagatgttccggattttctgaggtcatgtccaaatgtcattttttctgtcgcttgtatttttgtgcggtgtaaagttagatagatgtttgcaattttcctagaaactagaactaataagaagttgaatgccaccggacgcattaagattggttggaaatcttcagaaatatgaccatttccgtaaaactggttccggaaagcatggtcagtcatgtttgtatttccaatcatgtaaatattatccggagctatatccaagcggacaccaaccttaaaaatgatgtttcctgcagcgtattcagaaccattagatgcacagaccactctatagaacgttccaggtgccctgggggaagtggtcaattagaaacatatccggaaccatatcaatatgggcatcaaacttcattattttcaaaggttatgctttccgaagcatttccagcatcaccggctgccataaccactttatagtaggttccaggtgccccgggggatgtggccaattcggaacatgtccgttcatctgttcagaatcacattctaccataaacagtaagatccatgtgacttggaaaatggcgagcattttcagaaccacaagatataataatcactctatagtatattccaggggctcctagagatgtggccaactcgaaacatgacctcatcccccagggcccatggaacctactatacagtggtcatataaataagttgcgctctaaatacttctattagcatcaccttcaaaaatcttgatgtttttacccatattgatgtgttttcggacatgttttgaattggccacatccccggggcacctggaatctactataaagtggtcatggcagccggtggtgctggaaatgcttcggaaagcataacctttgaaaatcatgaagtttgatgcccatattgatatggttccagatatgttcctaattgaccacttcccccagggcacctggaaccttctatagagtggtctgtgcatctaatggttctgaatacgctgcagcaaacatcatttttaaggttgatgtccacttggatatagctccggataatatttacatgattggaaatacaaacatgactgaccatgctttccggaaccagttttacggaaatggtcatatttctgaagatttccaaccaatcttaatgcgtccggtggcattcaacttcctattagttctagtttctaggaaaattgcaaacatctatctaactttacaccgcacaaaaatacaagcgacagaaaaaatgacatttggacatgacctcagaaaatccggaacatctccggtgtccagtggccaatatgcatggccaaggaagttcctaaaactggaccaaatttgccgtcgactgcttccagatgcatccaatttcatccatttttcataaagttataagcatttgaatttgggcaaaattttgcctatcccctgtatttcAGATTTTAGAGAGAAAACTTCTCTaaaatgactagcggccctcaggaataaCGACtccgaaaaattaaaatttgtctTCTCAGAAAAATGCAataatttctaaattatttgaaattctaTTTTGTGTCAACATATGGATGTATTGAAAAAGGTACACAGTCATTGATTTTTTATCGTTTCAAATGTGAGATCATCTTTCTCATATTTTGTTGTCCGGATAATTTACGAACACCCTGTATACTGATTTGTAGAAGCTTTAGCTAAATTTCCATATCTTCTCCCGTTCTCAGGTCTGCGGTCAAGTAATCTCCAAGAAATCCTACAGAGTGGCCATCACGAAAAAAGGCTCCACCTCAACTGTGGAGGTAACAACGAAGGAGAAGACCGCTGGCGAGTGGTGCACTTTCTTGGAAAGTGGTCAATACACCGTCAAAGTAGTCACTAGCGAAGAGGAGCACGCCGCTGGAATTCAGTTCTTCCCTCTGACTCAGTCGATCAATGTGGACAGATCTCCCCAAAGTGGAATTATCTTCTCTCAGCTCAGGGCTACAGTTTCTGGAGAGGTTCGCTGCCTTCCGGATGCTGGAAACGCATGCTCGAAGGACGTTACTGTCACATTGACCTCGTTGGATTCCAATGCCAACCCGACCGGACAGGCTTCCAACGCTGAGCTTCAGGATGGCAAGTACTCATTTGTGAATGTTCTTCCAGGAAGCTACGAAGTAAGCGTTCCCAAAGGAAAGCTGTGCTGGCAATCGAACACGGTCAAGATCAATGTCAAAACCGCTCAGGAAACGGTTCCTACTTTAGTGCAGAGCGGATATGTGGTCTCGATTGTGTCCAGTCACGCAGTGAAGATGACCTACAAGCAGAAGGGAGTTGAAGGTGCCAAAGCAGAAGAAATGTTACTCACTTCCGGAATGAACACATTCTGCGTTTCGAAAGCAGGTAGCTATGACATAAGTCTTTCCGGGTGTCATCGATATGGGGCTGACGTGCCCAAGGCTTTTGCTACTTCCGATGTGGCTCCAGTTAGCATCTCTGCGTTGAGCCATCGTCACACTGTAAAGCTTCTTGCGGAAGAGAAAGCTACTTATAAGACACAAATCACTACCAAGTCTGGAACGGAAATCATCGAATTCAAACCCAGCGAACAACGTTCAGAAGGTTCCAGTGTCTATCACTACGACTTCTTCCTGGAACAAGGGGAACGAATCACTTTGGTCCCGATCAGTGACATCATGCTGTTCACTCCGACGTCTTTGGAAGTCGTCGGAGCTTCGGATTGCACCGAAGTCCCCACCAAGATCGTGGCCAGGAAAGGCTTGCTAATCAACGGTAAAACCAGTCCACCAATCAAGGACGCCAAAATCACTCTGCTCTTCCCGAAGAATGCTGAACTGTCGCCACTGGTTGCCCTAACGAACGACCAGGGCGAGTTCCGGTTTGGCCCAATCGATTCCAACTTGGCGGTGGAATTGTCTGCTGAGAAGGAGTCTTATGTGTTCTCGGCATTCGACAAGGCCACCAACACCTTCAGTGGACACAAGCTTTGCGAGATAATCGTCACCGTAAAGGATGATGCTGGAAACCGATTGCCTGGAGTTTTGCTTTCCCTTTCTGGGGCCGAGAGCTATCGCAAAAACTTGGTCACCGGTGAAGATGGCACCATTAAGTTCCACTCGCTGTCCCCTAGTGAATACTACCTCAGAGCGATGATGAAAGAGTACGAGTTCAAGCCGAACTCCAAGTTGATACAGGTGAAGGACGGCGCCACGGTTCACGAGGAACTGCAAGGCACCCGAACGGCTTTCTCCATCTTCGGATCCATCACCTCCCTAAACGGAGAACCATTCCCGAAAGTCACCGTCGAAGCAGTAACGGACGAAAAATGCGGCAATCATCTCGAAGAGAGCACCAGCGAAGCCAATGGCCAGTATCGCATTCGAGGACTGCACCCCGGCTGCCAGTACCGTGTCCGAGTCCGCACCGATGGCCCCTCGTCCAACGTTGATCGCTCCATCCCCAAAGAGAAGGTCatcaacgtcgaaaagggcgaCGTTCGCGACGTCAACATGATCGCCATCAGTCCCATTGCCTTCGTCGATGTCACCATCCGGGTTCTGGCCTCGGAGAACGACTTCTACAAATCGCTCAAAATCTTCCTCTACAAAAAGGGCAGCGATTCGCCGGTCCATTCGCAGCGAATTGAATCTCCCCTGAACCCCAAGAGCAAGATCAACCCCGGCATCATGGTCTTCTTCCCGCGAATTCCCTTCGATGGCAAGACCTACTACATCGAACTGACCTCCACCCTCTCAGACAAAAACTACAAATACTCCCTGCCGATGGTGGAATTCACGGCCAACAGCAGCAGCTTCTTCAGCGAGATGCACTTCCGACCGGAGCTGCGTACCGCCGAAAGTGATCTCAACCAAAACTCCCTATCGGCCATCGTGCTCATCCTGCTCGTCGGGTTCATCTTCTTCAAGCAGGACCTGGCGCTGGATTTGCTGGGCATGGCGTGGAACAAGCTGGGCGGCCTCATCGGGGATCTCGTCAGCAAATCGAAACCAAAGGAATACAAGTACGAACCGGCGGCATTCGATGAGAAGGAGATCGACATGCTTGCCTCCAGCATCAATTccatcaagaagaagaaggtgaagAAGGCCAATTAGGAGGAGGACGTGGCCTGGCAGCTCACATTTTAGTCAAGATCATTAAGTAGGAAAGGTAAGTGGATTCATTTTATTTGGAACGAGTATCGAAGGATTGGATCAAACCCGtagtaataatttatttaagagATGTGGGTGGGTGAATTCGATACGAAATAAAACGAGGTTCGAACCGTATACAGATCGCTCCAAACGTTGATCTAGAGAAGTCCCTGAAATGTGGAGCCGCTTGGGTCGTAATTGGGTTCTTCCATCTTCATCAATTCTTCCGGGAAAAGTTTGTACCAGAAAACGTATACTCCGGCAAGAATCAAGCTTAGCAGGGCCATTTTCATTTGTAGCAGCTGGAAGGCGGATAGCGCCGAAAGAATTGATGTCGCTAAAAAGAGCAAAGATTAAATCTATGGTCCGAATTTGCTACTCCACTCACCTACCTGTCAGCGAACCCCGACTACTTTCCTTCAAATTGAATTCCCCGCCATCAACGGCCTTCACATTGCAGACAATCACAACCAAACCGATCCAGatgaaggagaaaactgcttccATGGCGCTTCCGATGTTTGCTCCGGTGGGGTTTGGAGAGTAATAGGAGCAGGATCGGCCAATCCTTCCCCCAGTCCGGGAATGATGCGGTTCAGATAGAGGTAGATTGCTACGAACGCCAAACCCAGGGCTACAGTTGCAGCCTTAACGATGAGCACGGGAGCAAAGGCTGCCGTAATGTGGGTCCCTGTAAGTTAGGAATGCAGTGAATCACAAAATAAGAacagtttttctttttcttattgGCATAACATCTCCACTGTGATAGTATATTTTCAGATTCTCTAAAAGTGTCTAAAGATTGAACTCGGaaaaaaatgcgacactttgttttgggtgtaatgttttatcgcgatctgtcaaatagttttcaagatgcattcgaaataagaagagctacgccagcaaatcttgggtGCCTTGATCGATAACCCTGGTCAGCcgcaaaaggcttggaatccaccataTCACCACgtcccgcgttgtgaagatgttccaggagacgaagaccatcgagcgGCACGACGGAATcggccgaaaaccgaaaacgaAATACCCGGACAATGCGCGGAAGATAAATCAGTACTTTAATAATAACCCGCACCTTTCCACCAGAGACGTGGCgaaaaaggtcaattcgtcgaagtggttcgtccagcagaccaCAAAGCGGGAtacgtgtttttaaggtcaggaaggcgccaaaccggactgacaagcaaaacacggcGGCTAAATAGCGTACGCGGAAGCAGTATTATAAGGTGACTTgtcaagccaggctgtctcgtcatggacgacgagacatacatTAAGACGGATACCAAACAAATCCCCGGCCTCAAGTTTGTTGTCGGTACGTCccgcatggaggttccggaaAAGTTCCGGAAGAGAAAATGCGCAaagaagtacctgttgtggcaggcgatctgcgagtgcggGTGGCACAGCAAGCTTTTCGTTACAACCGgcaccataaacgggcagatttatcgagaggaatgcttgcagaagcgcttgctgcccttcctccgttctcaccgtggtcccacgctgttctggccggatctcGCTTCGTGCCATTATGCAAGTCTGTAATAGATTGGTACGAAGCGAATGGCGTCAATGTGGTCCCGAAGGAGGCaagttttgggcgataatgaaaaagttgaagaaaagcggaaaaaaacattgaaaaccgatgaagctttgGAGAAAAACTGGGAGAACTTGTGTAAAAAAGATGAACAAAGCCTCGCCCAAGATTTCATGAGCAGCGTTGAGAGAAATGTACGAGCATTCAGCTTGGaggagaaaattcaaaaaattatgccaaagcATAGCTAATATATAGTTATTGATTCCTGAAAATTCGAGAAGAATccgatttaaaataattttttggcGATCATTTTTGGGTGTCTCATTTTTTTGAGTCCAGTCTTCAGAGCCCTTCAAAAGTTATCAACTAACTAAGAGCTTGCTTTCTCGGAAGTGCTTAATTTCCCAGAACTATAGAGTCGTATTGCATCAATCAATGGAGAATGTTATCATCTAGACTAGTTTAGTTTATTATTCACCACAGATATTATAATTGGTAGTTTGCGACAGCTCCATCATTTCAAGTGCCTGTTGCTTATACAGATTTGAGATTTGACTTGGACACCTTTTCTCTTCTATTTCCCATCgtgtttaattgtttttttatctttattaacgagatttttagccctgggctagttcatctcgggaccaacggctttacctCTCTTCCGATGGAAatgggaatgggattcgatcccaggtcctcggcgtgagaggcgtgtgttctagccactacaccaggtccaacCAGGTGTCACTTTAATATTTTATGCCCTGGCAACGTTCTTTAACTTCTTTAATTGGAAACCTCAATACAAGACTAGGGAAACCTATATATCCGCCATGTCCATCAATTTAAAAGCAGGGTACGACAATATATGAAGCCCGGTCTAGTTGCAACGTTCGCGGTTCAAATGTAAGTCATGCTTAAGGTGTCGGAGTACGATTCCcgctcggtccaggatcttttcggaaatTGACATTttcttgacatccctgggcatcGAGTATCTCTTGCCCTCCACACGATGGCAACTTTGGCTAAGAAaactctcaggtaataactgtggaagtgctcttagtaCATTTTGGTTTTGTCTCAGTGATgccataatgtcaaaaagaaaaatTAGGTACGACAATATCGACCATGTGCAGCTATAGAAGATCATAGACAATAACAGCTTTCCCAAAACGTTCACATAATCGTTatagcaacgatggacggtgtttAAAATCGCATAAAGAATTCGAGCGAACATCCCGCTTTATTCGAATTTCGCCGAGATCTATGAAAAGCTGACGGACATCTGTGACTGTTGTTCGATTTTGTACTCAAATCATTATCATAGCTGGTGGCCGGACTTAGCGGACAAGGTACAATTTTTAAAGATCCGGTGATTTTGTTTGCTTCGCTGACGACAAGGACATAGAACTTGTGTAACGATTGAGCCAGGTATATCGCCGTATATTTTTTAAGCAATCGCTTCACTTTCCAAAGGTTCCTACTGAAATGCATCCAAAACTAATATTCCATAACATATGAAGCTGATTTCCGGAACATTTTACGATGCTTCATGGTGAAGGGCGATGACTATTTTCTACTAAAATAAAAATAGCAGTCAAAAACAGTCGCCCGGTATagtaattttcaaaagagaaattcgaagaagaGAAATCGAGATCTCTGCAGATACGCTTTTAATAGAGTTTCCAATCCCgagaaatgagatttcccgggattcccgtttcccgggaaatgattttctgtttcccggatTCCCGTTTTTCCTGGGAATTTCAATAAAGAATTGACCACCTATATTCAAATAAAACCATCAATTTACTATTCATATCATACCAACAAATGTTCTCACTAGATCACtaattatattttgatattCATTGGATTGTCTTCGTAATAAAATAGGTGTTGATAAATGCATATCTTtttgacgatatgttttttccaagaaagttAATATGCAATACAAAATAAAGTAATTTTCGAGGGATCTATTCCATGATGTGAGTAGGGTCATAAGATTTTCGCGATTTCTGTTCAACGTACAATTTTTAACGAAAGACTCGAGTTTGTTTTTATTCTGGTGTTTGAAAGGGTTGATTAAATATTGGCAAATATTATGTGAACTTCATACGATTTATCTATGATGACCTAATTTTATAAAGTTTTTTGTTGTGAAGCCTAGCAGGACCTGGCGCTGGATTTGCTGGGCATGGCGTGGAACAAGCTGGGCGGCCTCATTGGGGACCTCGTCAGCAAATCGAAACCAAAGGAATACAAGTACGAACCGGCGGCATTCGATGAGAAGGAGATCGACATGCTCGCCTCCAGCATCAATTcc includes:
- the LOC5573478 gene encoding nodal modulator 1 isoform X2 produces the protein MKMSHLGMTWLLLVVCSLLASKFTTANDVFGCGGFIKNANSDLDFSKVEVGLYNPQGSLKIKTDCSPSNGYYFIPLYDKGDYVLKVIPPPGWSFEPEQVPVKFDGATDVCSQGKDVNFIFKGFGITGKVEIYGHDVGAKGVQVELRSESNTKIGQTITDSNGIFSFTPIKSGRYVIKVKHDKWHFVKSEIAVTVTTGNTEIPAKSLMVSGFDVEGRVHSDGQPFGNVGFLLYPEKGAEVLLKCSSDNVPAVTGTDPKYNTSPSCYVDANKATGTFTFPGVSSGRYRVVPVFNNKAIKFHIRPEAIEFEVGRDGLRLAESFEVTGFSVSGKVLQAADGPGVRNAKVKLNGKEVATTGSDGKYTLDNIQAGTYTIQVTADDLQFKDHIVKISLSNPALPDVVVSGFKVCGQVISKKSYRVAITKKGSTSTVEVTTKEKTAGEWCTFLESGQYTVKVVTSEEEHAAGIQFFPLTQSINVDRSPQSGIIFSQLRATVSGEVRCLPDAGNACSKDVTVTLTSLDSNANPTGQASNAELQDGKYSFVNVLPGSYEVSVPKGKLCWQSNTVKINVKTAQETVPTLVQSGYVVSIVSSHAVKMTYKQKGVEGAKAEEMLLTSGMNTFCVSKAGSYDISLSGCHRYGADVPKAFATSDVAPVSISALSHRHTVKLLAEEKATYKTQITTKSGTEIIEFKPSEQRSEGSSVYHYDFFLEQGERITLVPISDIMLFTPTSLEVVGASDCTEVPTKIVARKGLLINGKTSPPIKDAKITLLFPKNAELSPLVALTNDQGEFRFGPIDSNLAVELSAEKESYVFSAFDKATNTFSGHKLCEIIVTVKDDAGNRLPGVLLSLSGAESYRKNLVTGEDGTIKFHSLSPSEYYLRAMMKEYEFKPNSKLIQVKDGATVHEELQGTRTAFSIFGSITSLNGEPFPKVTVEAVTDEKCGNHLEESTSEANGQYRIRGLHPGCQYRVRVRTDGPSSNVDRSIPKEKVINVEKGDVRDVNMIAISPIAFVDVTIRVLASENDFYKSLKIFLYKKGSDSPVHSQRIESPLNPKSKINPGIMVFFPRIPFDGKTYYIELTSTLSDKNYKYSLPMVEFTANSSSFFSEMHFRPELRTAESDLNQNSLSAIVLILLVGFIFFKQDLALDLLGMAWNKLGGLIGDLVSKSKPKEYKYEPAAFDEKEIDMLASSINSIKKKKVKKAN
- the LOC5573478 gene encoding nodal modulator 1 isoform X1, with the translated sequence MKMSHLGMTWLLLVVCSLLASKFTTANDVFGCGGFIKNANSDLDFSKVEVGLYNPQGSLKIKTDCSPSNGYYFIPLYDKGDYVLKVIPPPGWSFEPEQVPVKFDGATDVCSQGKDVNFIFKGFGITGKVEIYGHDVGAKGVQVELRSESNTKIGQTITDSNGIFSFTPIKSGRYVIKVKHDKWHFVKSEIAVTVTTGNTEIPAKSLMVSGFDVEGRVHSDGQPFGNVGFLLYPEKGAEVLLKCSSDNVPAVTGTDPKYNTSPSCYVDANKATGTFTFPGVSSGRYRVVPVFNNKAIKFHIRPEAIEFEVGRDGLRLAESFEVTGFSVSGKVLQAADGPGVRNAKVKLNGKEVATTGSDGKYTLDNIQAGTYTIQVTADDLQFKDHIVKISLSNPALPDVVVSGFKVCGQVISKKSYRVAITKKGSTSTVEVTTKEKTAGEWCTFLESGQYTVKVVTSEEEHAAGIQFFPLTQSINVDRSPQSGIIFSQLRATVSGEVRCLPDAGNACSKDVTVTLTSLDSNANPTGQASNAELQDGKYSFVNVLPGSYEVSVPKGKLCWQSNTVKINVKTAQETVPTLVQSGYVVSIVSSHAVKMTYKQKGVEGAKAEEMLLTSGMNTFCVSKAGSYDISLSGCHRYGADVPKAFATSDVAPVSISALSHRHTVKLLAEEKATYKTQITTKSGTEIIEFKPSEQRSEGSSVYHYDFFLEQGERITLVPISDIMLFTPTSLEVVGASDCTEVPTKIVARKGLLINGKTSPPIKDAKITLLFPKNAELSPLVALTNDQGEFRFGPIDSNLAVELSAEKESYVFSAFDKATNTFSGHKLCEIIVTVKDDAGNRLPGVLLSLSGAESYRKNLVTGEDGTIKFHSLSPSEYYLRAMMKEYEFKPNSKLIQVKDGATVHEELQGTRTAFSIFGSITSLNGEPFPKVTVEAVTDEKCGNHLEESTSEANGQYRIRGLHPGCQYRVRVRTDGPSSNVDRSIPKEKVINVEKGDVRDVNMIAISPIAFVDVTIRVLASENDFYKSLKIFLYKKGSDSPVHSQRIESPLNPKSKINPGIMVFFPRIPFDGKTYYIELTSTLSDKNYKYSLPMVEFTANSSSFFSEMHFRPELRTAESDLNQNSLSAIVLILLVGFIFFKQDLALDLLGMAWNKLGGLIGDLVSKSKPKEYKYEPAAFDEKEIDMLASSINSIKKKKVKKAN